DNA sequence from the Perca flavescens isolate YP-PL-M2 chromosome 3, PFLA_1.0, whole genome shotgun sequence genome:
acacacaataaatctgcaggaaacagaagGGAGCAGAAATAATGTGAATGTCAGAGAGGATCTGAACCAGAAGGAATGGAAATAATACTGTACTACCAAACAGTTCATTTACAAACAGGCTGCACAGAAAAAGGTACATAGGTTCATGTAAGCTTCTGTTCATACAGATAACCACAATAAGCAAAACATTGGCACAAATAATTACAGCATACAAACAGACAATAATTGTGAACAATAAGTATTTAAAGAGCCCAATATCAAAGTATGCTCCAAAAGTGAAATATGAAACCTGTGTAGAGTTTATCATGATCAATCAAGAATCAATTCTTACAATAACACAGATTCTCCAAACTTACCATCTCTCTTATTTAAAGTCAATATAATGTTTTAGAAGATTAGAAATGATAGAACACAGTTCATGACATTGCATGATACCTTACATTCATCTGCAGTGACTGCTTTGCAACTGAGATGAAAGTCTGCGTCTGCTTTTTTAAACTCTTCAAGTCAGAGGGTGTGAACTTTAGCAGTCTGGTGTCATTACCACGGGACACGTCTTACCAGTCTCGCATAAAGTACTCAAgaagtacttgagtaaaagtacaagtatcttccCAGAAAATGAATTAATCAGTTAAAGTTAAAGTCACATTTTTACAATATTATTTGAGTGAAAGTAtcaaagtatctgatatttactgtacttatttTTTAGAAGTACAAGTAATGTAAAATTGATTATGAACTTAATTGTGTCTTCCTTATAGTAAAGCATAATTCCACACCCTCTCAAACATCCAATACAAAGTCTGAcatcaacaaagagaaaaacagaaacagaataaACATTTCTTGCAAGTAGTAGTGAAGTaacagtatacattttattaagaagtaaagtaaaatttttaatagtttccagaaatataaataaccaTGCAAAGTACAGATATGTGAAAACTCGTACATttgtttgttacattacaaGAGTGCATCTGTCTGAACATCTACTCTTAGCATATTAACATAGGTCAATAAAACATCTGCTTATCCCGCTATAGAGGCCCTAGTcctgcattgccagaccttctggCTAGTCCTAACAaaattcctggataggagaaaaacgtgctctggtttattgccatttcttcaAACCGTTTGATGTAAACGttgagttgtgtgtttgtgcttcagTTCCTCTGGAGATGGGAGTTTTTCTGAGGGAACACCTGAACTACTGGTGCAGTCTGAAGGCATATTATCTCGCCAAAACTATGGCGGACGTCCCCTTTCAGGTAACGTTTTATAATCCATACTACTCCATAACAACTCCTGCAGCTTCCATTactattcaaatatatatagagctgcaaagattaaaggtatagtggaggattttcccgaattttagaaaagaaccgccctctgtactttttgaaaaaatgcacatgcgcaacactctgcctgctcccgagagggaacgcctattaaacgtgtgcacgagagtgcactgtttacaagttgctgtcggcatggctcatacaagccaactctccaaaagaagatttgcactttttcacaaattgagatgtttaccgtgtgtgcgcggtgcgtgacttgtgccagggctagcatcgctaatcatagcttacatcaacttttactagcagtgattttaaatggatttctccaaatagccaaactttacctgtgtagtagaaacttcacaactgaggcatcagtgggaagcccaacctgtgcttttagcgcacgccagcgtgtgaaatattctcccaaaagcttcaatgaattgctgaaaccgtagctcaagctcaccacacatacacacctgaaagctagggacgaGCACGTACaacggccttacgtaaacatatcagcagaatgattgacaactaggagacccaatagtcttgatgatccacccggaaaaagaaaatcctccactatacctttaatcgattagttgtcaaatattaaataaattgccaactattttgataatcgattcatCGGTTTGAGTAAaacttctgtaatgtcagccTGTTAAATGTCTTTGTgatgtttggctcctaaaacacagggctttcaagccggAAGCAGAATTCATGTCCCGGAATAagttgaggagaaaacacaagactttcccgcaggaaacaggtgttcatgttccggagtgttttaatccaaaccacaatattATCTCTAATCTTACCTAGTTATTTTGATGTCTACACTAAACTGTCGTCAGCATGACGGTCACATTTGgccggctaaactcaactgtaacGACCTCTGAAAGGATCGTAACATCACGGTCTTCTGTACCtagctcacagtcaccttttctagGCTTCAAATGCTTATGCCTATCCCTAAAATCAGTACATGACATGATGATGACATGACACGAAAGGTTAGCCTTAACCTTAGCAAACACTCTAGATGTTGTGGTTTGTATTTTAGATTTTAAACAGAATCATCTCCCGCGACccctacagaaaaaaatacagttgcCACCGCCAGTTTGTTTTGGACCGGATGCCACTTAACCTGATTACATCATCAGTCaagttcatgtcctgaaggCTATCTGTAGCAcaaaaggattctgacagcatGCTTCAATACCTGGGTGCAGTGTTGGGCATGTTATGTCAGGCCTAGGGTTGAGATTCTGCACCAGGGCCCACAAGGCCTCCCCTGAGGCCATTGGCTGACAGTTCCCACACAGTTATACTCTGCCACTATAAGACAACCAGTACTAATTCTGTTGATGAGATAAGAGTTTGCAAACATCACAATGTTGGGATGTGACTGGCATTAGCTATCATTAGCCCAACACTTGCCTAGACACCTGCTCTGGTTCCCAACACAACTCAATGTCTCTCAGATGGCCATTTTTTCTAGTTTCTACATAATTTTCCTAGAAATGTAAGGTTTAACTTACCGTTATAAGGCTTAGGCGCAACACCCAAGCCTTTTTTGTGCATAACCTGggccaaatgaatgtaaaatcaatatATGCATCAAAACTAAGTGAAAGACTTCTCTCAAATATAAAGATTTTAGTTGGTCCCCTGTGGACTTCTGTAGCAAGTTTTCTCTTTAAGCTTTTggagtgttttttgttttcttattttctgctctagcttttccaacattttagaaacatactgtacatggtaataataatggtccaaaatgatgtatggttgcattttattttaattaaaaaacaatacattttctttaGGAAGGTTCTCAGTATCTTCAAAAGCTTCATATCCCTAAAAGCAGTACAACCTAAGCCAAACGTTTACGGAAGTTAATAAACCATAATACTTAATAAAATTATTGAAATTGCGTCAggaattaaaaaacaacaacaaatctgacatgttttcatcagacttgaccagacaaacacataaaacataatACAAATTATTTCTTGACAACCCATTAGTTATTTGAACTATTTAAATTTTAGTTTTTGAGAAATGCTCATTTTTCATGAGCAGAGTGTAAAGGTGTTTTGATAGTGTCATCTGCCATAGAATGGTGTCAAGGCCTTAGATTTCTGACGCAAAAAGAATGAATACTCTAGCTGTTATGGTTTTATGCTTGTGTTAATGACTGcttcagctttttttaaatgttaacacagacatgacaataataatggtcaaaaatgatgtgaaattgcattttgtttttattgaaaacctagcaaatttaatttgaattCACAGGGACTGCAACCAGCAATTTGCTCTTTAatattagtttacattttaccAAAGATAAGACTTTTACATAGACTACGTATTTTAGACATTTGCAAACCAAACATTAAAGGGTTAAAGATTGGTTGGCAGGTCAGAAAgtataatgacaaaataatacGCAACATCATGGGTACACTGCTCATATTAAACCTGCTCTGCACTACTTCAAAGAAAGAACCAAAGAAAAAGTTAATCAGGGAAGCGAGGTGAGGTGTGCAGGTACTGAGAGCTTTCTGTCTGGTCTGTTTAGAACCAGAATAACACACTTTAAGAATCCTCATATAAGTGTAAAGAATTACGATGAGAGGACAAAAGACTACAAGACAAGTGATAAAGAGTCCTTGAATGTTGTTCACTGTGGTGTCAAAGCAGGCCAGTTTGACAACAGAGTAATTGTCACAGTAAACTTTGTTAATGATGTTCCCACACAGCTGTAAAGAGGAACTCAAAGATATTGTGACAGCAACTTCCATAAATGGGAATAACCATGTTAGCGCAATAAGCATTGCAACCTTGTTAGATGTCATACGTGTGTTATATTGCAGAGGATAACAGATAGCAAGATATCTGTCATAAGACATGATggataaattaataaattgtatagttgcatatgcaaacacacaataaatctgcaggaaacagaagGGAGCAGAAATAATGTGAATGTCAGAGAGGATCTGAACCAGAAGGAATGGAAATAATACTGTACTACCAAACAGTTCATTTACAAACAGGCTGCACAGAAAAAGGTACATAGGTTCATGTAAGCTTCTGTTCATACAGATAACCACAATAAGCAAAACATTGGCACAAATAATTACAGCATACAAACCGATAATAATTGTGAACAATAAGTATTTAAAGAGCCCAATATCAAAGTATGACCCAAAGTGAAATATGAAACCTGTGTAGAGTTTATCATGATCAATCAAGAATCAATTCTTACAATAACACAGATTCTCCAAACTTACCATCTCTCTTATTTAAAGTCAATATAATGTTTTAGAAGATTAGAAATGATAGAACACAGTTCATGACATTGCATGATACCTTACATTCATCTGCAGTGACTGCTTTGCAACTGAGATGAAAGTCTGCGTCTGCTTTTTTAAACTCTTCAAGTCAGAGGGTGTGAACTTTAGCAGTCTGGTGTCATTACCACGGGACACGTCTTACCAGTCTCGCATAAAGTACTCAAgaagtacttgagtaaaagtacaagtatcttccCAGAAAATGAATTAATAAGTTAAAGTCACagtttagaatattacttgactCAAAGTCtcaaagtatctgatatttactgtacttatttTTAGAAGTAAATTCTGAACTTTTAACTATTGTGTCTTCCTCATAGTATACTGAAATTCCACACCCTCTCAAACATCCAATACAAAGTCTGAcatcaacaaagagaaaaacagaataaacatTTATTGCAAGTAGTAGTGAAGTaacagtatacattttattaggAAAAGTAAAGTTCTTTCCACCGAACCGAACTCTACCAAAGAGAAGTAACAAGAGGCAAAACTCGAGAAAAAGAGGCAAATGTATTACGTTTCTGCTCTTgtcaaagagtatagaagtaccAAGAGGCGcaactcaatagaacgttccaTTGCAGCAAATGCACCCATGACCGAGCTGCatctccgccatcttggactgaatgcaacacaacgttctattgagtttagCCTCTTGTTAGTTCTATACTCTTTCTAGAGTTACGCTTGCACTATGCGTGCTATGTAATGACCGAATGatggcgccgttgattacgggaaggtgtttatgtAGGTGGAGGCTTcgatgcagtaggctgtgagaaagtgaaaatggttgttgtttggcagtactttcagtcaaaagaaggccattcaagtccagctacatgttcaatttgcaatgccgatttgtctcgtggtggcgatgaccctaaacaatacacaacatcgccgctgttacaacatttggtatgaaacattcaaaagaatacgagttcttcatgaaggaatctacagacagcagccaaaatgcagcaacttcaggtacggcaaaggaaggacagtcacagctaaaaacttgtgttaaccagacagtgccTCTCCCGGCCTGTCAGCTGTTCTCTTGGCAAATGAGTCTCCCTACAGTGGGAGTGGAGCGACTGCTGCTcattagctaacgctagctttctaatttcacccacccaacatgtcTTCATTGTAATGTTTACTGTTATCTTTGAATAAAAGATAAGACTGGACTACTCATCAACTGCTCATATCGGCGCTGCCATCTTTATTGTTTTACATCTGGTTTCCACTGGTGCGCACTTCAATGACATCcgtaaaacaaaacattctaaCAGGAAGTTCCAAGGATGTTATATCCCCcatcttttgaaaacaaaacatggtCATAAACATACACGTGACACTTTCCATACATATTTATGAACTATGTCATTTTATGGTATTCAACTCATCAGTCATTTTATCTTGCTTGGCAACGGTGTATTGCTAtgctgcattactgcattaccaACATAAACATTTGACCCATTGGGACACCATAACTGAAGTGTAACTTTATCAGGTATTTCCTCTGATAGAACTTTAGCTGTatcatttaaacaaaacaaggtAAGTATTCATCAAGCATGTTTTGATATAATTTCACAAGTCCAAAACTTCTCTTAGCCGTACTATGCGGCCTGACATTGTGGTAGTGTAATGCTATGGGGGTtggttgtgtgtctggtgtgtgtttagtgttgtgttGCAGTGTGATAGGCTCTAGTCCATGGCCATTTTGTGGACCTTCGTGGTTTGTACCACCTTCTGGAGTCTGCAAAAGGTGACGCCTGTTTCCCCTGACTGTGTGACCTTCATCAGTGCAGATGTTGTATGACCTCTGGGTACCTattgtttctgtgactgttgcAGGTTTCCACGTCTCTGCTGGGAGCTGGTAGCGGACTGTGGCACCCACTGGTAGTGCAGGCAGTGTTTTGGCTGTTCGGTCGTAGTACTGCTTTTTCCGCCTTTGGCACAGTTCTCTCCTGCAGTGGACTGTGCTGCGACAGGCAAGCTCTGGCAGCAGTTGCTTTTCAGTGACTGGGAGAATTGAGCGCAGGCGCCTGCTCCTCAGCAACTGTGTTGGTGACTTCAGTCCATCAACCGGGGTGTTTCTGTATTCTAATAAACTGAGGTAAGGATCTGTCCCCTGTGCACATGCTTTGTCCATGAGGGTCTTTTCAGCTAATCTGTTGCTCTGTGGGTTCAGTGGACTGCTTGTGACATGCTCAAAGTCCCATGCAGGATGCCATTCACCTTGGAGATCTCGTCCCGATGATTCCAGTAATCTGTGACAGCATGTGGGCATTTTTTCCTTGACTCAGGCCACCCTGCCAAGGTAACCTGTGTCAGCACTGAGAGCTGTTCGTCTTGGGCTGTTGCAGCTCTGATCTCTGCCATTTTCCTGTCGCTCACCGGAGCGCTGCTGATCatggtgtgtatttgtgagtaCATACCTTCGCTCAGTGACTGTTCATTACATTCAATTGGCTTTCTGGATAAAGTGTCCGCGACTGGGATCTGCTTTCCGGGCTTGTGTGTAATGGTGATGTCATACCTTTGCATCTGCAGTATCATGCGTTGTAACCTGGACGGTGCAGCTGCCAGTGGCTTTCGCATGATTGCCTCTAGCGGTTTGTGATCTGATTCGACAATCACCTGTCGGCCATACAGGTACTGGTGGAACCTCTTGCATCCAAAGACCACTGCATAGAGTTCCTTTTTGATTTGTGCGTAGTTCTGTTCAGTCGCATTTAGTGCCTTGGATGCATATGCAACTGGTTTCTTTCCCTGGAGCAGGACTGCTCCTAAGCCGCATTTGGATGCATCAACTTGCAGTTTCACATCTTTGGTGTGGTCAAAGTATGTGAGGATGGGGCCAGGCTCCTGTGTTGGGAGGTATTTTACTTATGTGAATGCAGCGTTAAGGTTGAGTCCCATATAAACTAATTGCCCTCCTTCAGCAGCTGCCGTAATGGATCTGTGGCCTCTGAGAGTTTGGGGGCAAACCTGGAAAGGGAAGTGATCATGCCCAATATGGTCTCCAGCTCTGCTCTGTTGCGTGGGGGAGCCATGTCTTTTATGGCCTTTATCTTATTGGGGTCGGACCGGATGCCGTCTCGTCTCAGCCTGTTCCCAAAGTAGCTCACCTCTGTCACGCAGATGACACTTTTATCCTTGTTCAGCTTGATGCCTTTCTCTCTTGTTCTCTCCAGCATACCACACAGGTTGGCATCGAGCTTGTCTTTGGTGCGGCCATACACCAAGATGTCATCCACAATAACGGCGACGCCCGGAAGCCCCTTGTAAGCCTCATCGACTCTCCTCTGAAACTCGTCCTGTGCAGAGATGATCCTGAAGGGGGGCCTCTTGAACCGATACCTACCATAGATGGTGTTGAATGTAGTTAGCATGGATGACTTGTGACTGAGTTTTATCGCCCAGTACCCAGACCTGGCATCTAGTACACTGAAGTATTGTGCACTAGCTAGTCTGTGTGTGACATCATCCAGAGTTGGAAGCAGATAGTGGGGTCTTTGAATGTCTTTGTTTAGAGAGCGGGGGTCTAAACATATTCTAAGCCTCCctgttttgggcttttctaCCACTACCAATGCATTTACCCACTCAGTCGGCTCTGTGATTTTCTGTATAATGTCCATTTCTTCCATCTCTTTTAGTTCATTTTTGAGTTGGCTCCGCAGGGCATATGGGATGCGGCGAGGCGGACACACCACTGGTGTTACGGCAGGTTGAAGGCGCAGGGTGCACTCCCAAGGAAACAGTCCAATGCCTTTGAATACGTTGGCAAACTCATCTGTGAAGCTAGTGTGTTGCAGTGCGTTGACCATGTGCACTAGCTTGACCATGTGCACTAGCTTGATCATGTTCAGATCTAAGCATGCTCGCATTCCCAAAACAGGAGGTGCATTTCTTGCACAGACTATGTCAAAGTCTAGCacgaatatattttttttgtatctgcaCGTTAGCTTGCATGACCCTTCCACTATGAGTCTCTGTCCACCATATCCTGCGATAGTACTGTCTGGTGGGTTAAGCACTTTATTGCCAAACATTTTGTGGAATGTTTGGGCTGGTATTATGTTGGCCTGGACACCCGTGTCTATTTTAAATTTCAATTTGTCCCTCTTTTTTCCTATTtgcactagggttgggtaccgaaacccggttccactatgcaCTACGCAAACGGTAGTATTCGGACTGGATTAGAACGtgaatttcggttcctcatttcggttcgactgaaatattttccctctgttgctCCGGACAGCAGCagactcttttttctttctcccttttctgccgtGTGGCGCACatgcccgctcgcggtgtgaagcgcgtgtccgcgctattcttggacatgcactctacaatctctgctgatagacggctttatTTACACGCtctgaaacggacgtaaaagtaTCACattttctctgtagtctaccattagctagctaccgtaaatgtaggctacttttaaaatgtcataccttccctctgggctcaccaaaacggacgtaaaagcatattaaccattcactgactgcacgtgatcgctagtaaacattgcacttactctgctagtctatcgtttAGGACAggaccctgtagcctggtggtgggggaggcaggacagcctccccaaattgtctgcccttttAAACTCCTACCTGGGTGTGTACAGACCTCTTGGACACcgtctgagagagttttctcctgtgcaggacatgccaaaagtcaggagaggtgtcatatcttgccagagaaggcaaatatggtcatttttctgctaaagtttgaagctggttggcataccaactcaacatttattttgttgttacttgttaatagtgtaactgttatttgttaaattattgtagttatgtgttaggtgacttaggtttagtTATTATATgtaaacgttaatatattggtaaatttaaataattttcaatttaaaaaaaaaaactccataaaaagcctttcttttatgtcatttttcagtttttcaagaatcggtttaagaatcgtttaggaatcggaatcgttttaaaagtaccgtttggcatcggaatcgtaaaaatccaaacggtacccaaccctattttgCACCTCTGCATATGCCTGTTCTTTGGCAGTGTTAGTATGTAGCTTTGTGATAGTGTGAATATAAAGTTCATCTCGTGGCTGCTTCGCTCCGTCGGTGATAACATGTACTCTTTTGGGCTTGTACTTTGTCTTTGgttgctgtgtttgtgtcctgcaCACTTTAGCAAAATGGTTCTTCTTACACTTGTTGCATTGGCGTCCTTTGGCTGGGCATTCCTCTGTGCGTCCGtgctctcccccctctcccgggggcggttcagcaaaaagaggaggcgtgttccggcgcaaacattccctggtgctattttgcagtttcagaaaacaattccgccacagaccaggaaaaacctggtctaaagtcagtggcgcgttattcagatgctattttaataGCAACCTTTTAtgatgttgaactgcatgtgccgatgccacttaacccaaatgccccagcagcagcacgggagaggagagacagaagagctgcatcgtctatagtgaggtaatctcggtctaatgttagactacattgcaaaaatatcaccaaGCATTCATAACCATGTGATTCAGTGAGAGTGAGCCCAAAACATcggaaagtatgtttttgtgacatttctttatttacattttgtcaaaaagaaaaatcaatagcaaaAGTCAGTCTCCTCGGCTGTGAACCGTTCCTGGCGTGcgtccatggatgtattaagagcgtGTTATCACTTTTGCTGTATTAAGAGCAAAAGTGATTGTTGTAGTCTATAATATGTAGCTTTGAACAAACAATCTAAAGTGATGCTAATTATTAAACTAACTTTACTTTCTTCTGTAAGTGATGTAACCTCTCAAAGGTCTTAGGAGAAGTTACATCACTGCATCTCACTGATGAAGTCCCTCAGGTCAAAGGTCATTTCAGCCTGTCAACATGTTTGTCCCTGAGGTCTCTTCACATTAGCCACAGTTTCCACTAATTCCCTCTGAAGCAAATTACAATCAGAGCTGTTGACCAGTGAGACCAATCAGCACAGTCCTCAGAGACTGGCTGGTAATGACGTCCCATCAGACCGCTCTGTCACAACTTCAGTGTGGACAGAATATTAGTTTTTCTGGTTTGTAATTGTTGGATTTGAATTGTAATATTCAGATTCTTTAAGTGTAAAAATAAGAGGTCACTATTGGGTTGAACCCTGCAAACATTTACAAGATTTTCTATAATCAGCAGGACCGCACGAATTCTGTGGGTGCAGAATTCTGCAGAATTGTTTTGCAGTATTTACacaaattaaaaactaaaactgagCTCAGATTGTTAACACATCCCGAGTACAAGCATAAAACCAGTCTTTTAAATTTTCAGCTTTTCATTCTGAATCActgctgaaaactgtaaaagaaataCACAGATTGCGTTTGGCCCAGACAATCATCGACTGTTCCATGACACTCTTTAGCACCTTTCACACCtaacttttcagtttgatctagggctgttggaacacaTTCCGAAAGTTGAATATAATTCCAATAGTAGAAGTAAAGCAGATGTTTTaaactcaaggcccacgggCCAAACCTGGCCCCTCtcagattttgatccggcccacaTACTGTATCAATTGTATTCATACTGTACAGAATTTGGAAGATTTGACTACTTTGAGACTCCGAAATGTGGACCAAACTCCTGTTAGCCATGCCCTGGTAGCAGGTGGGAAGCCAGGGAGGCTAAGTAACAGTCCAAAAGAAGCACAGCCCATCAGGTGTCAGATCCATGGAAAAGAGATGGCAAACTGGTTTGCAATTAACGTTAACTATATAAAATTCACTTGTTATTAAACAGTCCATTCACCATTGTTTTGTGGTTCGTATCCTTTCATCCACTGTGAGTTTACTCTAAGAGCAGTTATGAGATCTCAGGGAACAAAGTAGGAttcagttcacaatgttctttttttgggcatttttaggcctttatttgacaggacagcttagagtgaaaggggagagagagggggaatgacatgcagcaaagggttgcAGGCCAGAATTGAACCCGCAACCGCTGCGGCGAGGACCgagcacgctctaccaggtgagctacccaggcgccccaagAGTTCACAATGTTCTGAAGATTTAATGAGAAACAGAAGGATGCTTACATTTCAATAAAATCGCTCTGTTCACTTTGATGACGTGAGTGCAGAAAGATAAGAAAGATGCACCAGAGGAAAGGAGGATGGATTCAAAGTAGGTTTACGCAGATACAGCTTTGTAATACAAATTCATGATATCAattaaaacagatgagaaaggCTTTGTTGAGATGATGTTACAGAGTCACAAAACTCAGGAGGAATTGCTGCTTCACCAGAAACAAGACTTAATGAAGACTAGAGCGCagattctattttttttttcttagttcTGATAGTAAGATGGTTAAAATCGCTTTAATATCAGCATAGGGAAAACCAAACGCCAATCATCGCTTCTATCAACAAGAAATTATCTGATCGCAATCGGCACAAGCCTAATGGGCCTGATTTTGCTCTGCATGCattcatttgtgttttctgtttacaCTTGGAAAATGGATTTGCAAAATTCTGCATGCAGAGTCGTGCAGGGAGTTGGTTTGTCCCATTTTGTAAAGTCTTGGTTGGTGAGTTGACCCCTAACATCACAACCATAAAGGGAGCTAGGTTTTATAACTGAGTCCAGTATCTTAAGCCAGATTTTGATTGCAATTTCCAACTTGATATTCCTTTTGATGGTGTAAAAATCCCAGACTGAtgtcatgaattggcgtatgtatgaaacgccaatttgtattccgtttttgcgtgatatcaagatgcataatcgcatttttgcgtgtatatcaatgCAAATTGGCCGCCATTGATctacattgcgagtcaatttacaccatagcgagtagtataaaggaacgggGGATTGGATAAGGAGAtaggttggggtggcggattggtaaaacacaggacttttacctgGGAGAGCCGGGTTTGCACCCAGCATGTGGTGATTTTTCGTCcgctttttgacgtttttttttaagtttttgtctttaataagccttacccaatgtttctttcctaaacccaaccatttgtTGTtgtcctaagcgtgtttttgtcgtttttatcactgttttgttactaaagcctttccctgtgttcttttcctttttttttttttaacaggcgtgACGtagttctcgcgatagtacgtcgcaTTCTCACGATAACgcgcaacgtggcgaggccacgtggtgggtatgtttacatcagctatATACAGCGGAAAATGCTTACAATAacaacgccatttggctttatgaaagtggcgtatatatttacgcaaagtcatgatgccatgttgaaaAATCCCTTCACAGCTTTGTTGACTTTTACCTGTGTTGCTGATGTTTAAGCCGAGGTAGGCATAGTTTTTTCTATGTTCAAGCTCGGCTATGTCTAAAAATATGTCTAAGATACTGGAGGCTGGGTCTTTTTTTTGCAATATCatagttttgtctttgttggtTC
Encoded proteins:
- the LOC114553013 gene encoding olfactory receptor 10A6-like — encoded protein: MDKACAQGTDPYLSLLEYRNTPVDGLKSPTQLLRSRRLRSILPVTEKQLLPELACRSTVHCRRELCQRRKKQYYDRTAKTLPALPVGATVRYQLPAETWKPATVTETIGTQRSYNICTDEGHTVRGNRRHLLQTPEGGFIFHFGSYFDIGLFKYLLFTIIIGLYAVIICANVLLIVVICMNRSLHEPMYLFLCSLFVNELFGSTVLFPFLLVQILSDIHIISAPFCFLQIYCVFAYATIQFINLSIMSYDRYLAICYPLQYNTRMTSNKVAMLIALTWLFPFMEVAVTISLSSSLQLCGNIINKVYCDNYSVVKLACFDTTVNNIQGLFITCLVVFCPLIVILYTYMRILKVCYSGSKQTRQKALSTCTPHLASLINFFFGSFFEVVQSRFNMSSVPMMLRIILSLYFLTCQPIFNPLMFGLQMSKIRSLCKSLIFGKM